In Mercurialis annua linkage group LG6, ddMerAnnu1.2, whole genome shotgun sequence, the following are encoded in one genomic region:
- the LOC126687736 gene encoding uncharacterized protein LOC126687736 — MKQAHEGVCGAHQSGVKMRWLIRRHGYFWPSILKDCMTFAKGCQSCQRYGNIQKLPAAELKSVIKPWPFREEIIHQFGIIQLVTTDQGTMFTGKEMQEFATDYGIKLLTSTPYYAQANGQAESSNKIIINIVKKMLEENPRDWHRILSEALWAYRTSRQNATGVSPFMLTYGHDVVLPMEVLVRSLRIAKHNHLTPEDYNETIMMELENLEEGRLQALNNMIIQKKKVSRSYNKKVRPKTFQEDELVWKLILPPDTKDREYGKWSTNWEGPFLIHKVMKGNAYWLSRLEDEPHKKIINGKYLKKYTPII, encoded by the exons ATGAAACAAGCTCATGAAGGAGTTTGTGGAGCACATCAATCTGGAGTGAAAATGAGATGGCTAATTCGAAGGCATGGTTACTTCTGGCCATCTATCCTTAAAGATTGCATGACTTTTGCAAAGGGATGTCAATCGTGCCAAAGGTATGGAAACATACAAAAACTTCCAGCTGCTGAGTTGAAATCTGTCATCAAACCATGGCCATTCAGAG aggAAATCATCCATCAATTTGGAATTATACAATTAGTAACTACTGACCAAGGCACAATGTTCACTGGTAAGGAGATGCAAGAATTTGCCActgattatggaataaaattattgacCTCTACACCTTATTATGCTCAGGCCAATGGCCAAGCTGAatcttctaataaaattatcatcaaCATAGTTAAAAAGATGTTGGAAGAAAACCCAAGGGATTGGCATCGAATTTTATCAGAAGCACTCTGGGCATATCGCACCTCTAGGCAAAATGCTACTGGAGTAAGTCCATTTATGCTAACCTATGGTCATGATGTAGTGTTACCTATGGAGGTGTTGGTGAGGTCGTTGAGAATAGCTAAGCATAATCATTTGACTCCAGAAGATTACAATGAAACCATAATGATGGAGTTAGAAAACTTAGAAGAAGGGAGACTTCAGGCTCTAAACAATATGATTATACAAAAGAAGAAAGTCTCCAGAAGCTACAACAAAAAAGTTCGACCTAAGACATTTCAAGAAGATGAGCTAGTATGGAAGTTGATCTTACCCCCTGATACTAAAGACAGAGAATATGGGAAATGGTCTACTAACTGGGAAGGgccattcttaatccataagGTGATGAAGGGGAATGCGTACTGGCTATCAAGACTAGAGGATGAgcctcataaaaaaattattaatggaaAGTACTTGAAGAAATACACTCCCATCATCTAG